In the genome of Abyssalbus ytuae, the window AAACTTTGCTTTACCTTCTTTATCACTTATGTTTATGTACCTTTTTTTATCATAAAAACTATTTTCGTCATTATGGGCCAAAAGGTTTTTTACAAGAAGACGTTTATTAATCATTATCCAATTAATCCGTTCTTATGGGGGTAACTGTTAAAATTCTTTTTTAACAATGGTACTGGTTGCCTGGGCTGTAGACATTACCACCAGGTCTGCAATGTTTACATGCGGGGGTCGGGACACTACAAAATAAATGATTTCAGCCACATCTTTGGGTTTTAAAGGTTCAAACCCTTTATAAACATTTTCTGCTTTTTCGGTGTCGCCTTTAAAACGTACCTCACTAAATTCCGTTTCTACCATACCAGGATTTACCGCACCTACCCTAATTCCATACTGGTTTAAATCAATTCGCATACCCTGATTAATTGCATCAACCGCATGTTTACTTGCACAATAAACATTGCCTTTGGGATATACTTCTTTTCCCGCAGTAGAACCAATATTAATAATATGGCCATTTTTTCTTTCTACCATTTGAGGGATAATGGCTTTGGAAACATATAATAATCCCTTAACATTTATGTCCAGCATAGCATCCCAATCGTCTGTATTACCCTCATCAACAGGATCCAGGCCGTGAGCATTCCCTGCATTGTTTATCAAAATGTCAATTTTAGAAAATTCAGGAGGTAAAGATTGTATAGCCGCGAATACTTCTTCTTTATTTCTTACATCAAAATTTAAAGTATGTACCAAAACAAAATCATTTAATTCCACCATAAGAGCATCTAATCTTTCCTGCCTTCTGCCACACAAAATCAAATTAATTCCTTTCTCTGCAAATTCACGGGCTGTAGCCATTCCTATTCCACTACTGGCGCCGGTTATCAAAGCTGTTTTATTTTCCATAGTCATAAAGTTAAGCTAATAAACTTAAAACTTCCTTAAAAGTAATTTATCTAATTAACTTTTAACCAATTGTTAACAGGATTACAATAAATAAATATTTCAATTTGCATTGTAAAAATGACGTTAGTATATTCACGCCTCTAAAATCAATGAACATGGAAGAAAATAATACAATTGATATAAGTGTTATTAATGAAAAAATAGAAAAAGAAAGTGCTTTTATTGACCTGTTAACCGGCGAAATAAATAAAGTTATAGTAGGCCAAAAACACATGGTAGAACGTTTGTTAATAGGACTTTTGGGCCAGGGGCATATATTGCTGGAAGGTGTTCCCGGATTAGCAAAAACACTGGCTATAAATACTTTATCAAAAGCTGTTAAAGGAAGTTTTAGCCGAATTCAGTTTACACCCGACCTTCTCCCTGCCGATGTGATAGGAACGTTAATTTACAACATAAAAGAAAACGATTTTTCAATTAAAAAGGGGCCAATATTTGCAAATTTTGTGTTGGCCGACGAAATTAACCGTGCACCTGCCAAAGTTCAATCGGCACTATTAGAAGCCATGCAGGAAAAACAAGTTACTATTGGTGATGAAACTTTTATACTGGATAAGCCTTTCCTTGTAATGGCTACACAAAACCCGGTAGAACAGGAAGGAACCTATCCGCTGCCAGAAGCACAGGTAGACCGTTTTATGCTTAAAGTCGTTATTGATTATCCTAAACTTAACGAAGAACAACTCATTATCAGAGCTAATCTGAAAGGTAGTTTTGAAGAAGTTAAACCAGTGGTTTCTCTTGAGCAAATTTTAAAAGCCCAACAGGCTGTTCGGGAAGTTTACATGGATGAAAAAATTGAAAAATATATACTGGATATAATTTTTGCAACCAGATATCCTGAAAAATATAAACTCGCCGACCTTAAACCGTTAATAAGCTTCGGAGCATCTCCCAGAGGGAGTATTAACCTTGCAAATGCTGCCAAATGCTACGCTTTTATAAAAAGAAGAGGATATGTAATCCCGGAAGACGTCAGGGCAATAGTGCATGATGTACTAAGACACCGGATTGGAATAACCTATGAGGCTGAAGCTGAAAACATAACAACCGAAGATATAATTAACAAAATTATAAATGAAGTTGAAGTACCATAAAATTTAAGATTTATGAATTACGATTTACGATTGTAATATCCGCTGCTGAGAACATAAATCGTAAATCAAAAATCTTCAATCGTAAATTGAAAAATGGATACTAAAGAATTACTCAAGAAAGTACGGAAAATTGAAATAAAGACACGCCGCTTAAGTGATCATATTTTTGGAGGTGAATATCATTCTACTTTTAAAGGAAGGGGTATGACATTTAGCGAAGTTCGTCAATATCAATTTGGAGATGATGTAAGATCAATTGACTGGAATGTAACCGCGCGGTACAATGAGCCTTTTGTAAAGGTTTTTGAAGAAGAAAGGGAGTTAACCATGATGCTGTTGGTAGATGTAAGTGGCTCTGAAATGTTTGGTACTGCAAATCAGTTTAAAAAAGAAATCATCACCGAAATATCTGCCACCCTTGCTTTTTCGGCAATGCAGAATAATGATAAAATCGGATTGATCCTTTTTACAGATGAAATAGAATTGTTTATTCCCCCAAAAAAAGGAAAATCTCATGTATTAAGAATTATAAGGGAACTAATTGAATTTCACCCGAAAAGTAAAAAAACCAATATCTCCCAGGCATTACGTTTTTTATCAGGTGTAATGAAAAAGAAAGCAATAACTTTTGTGCTATCAGACTTTATTGCCGACGATTATGACCACACGCTGAAAATAGTAGGTAAAAAACACGATGTAACTGGAATAAGAGTGTATGACAAAAGGGAAGAAAAAATTCCTAATCTGGGAATGGTACAAATGGAAGATGCCGAAACAAGTGAATTAATGCTGGTAAATACCCAGTCAAGATCTGTGAGGACTAACTATGCCAAGTATTACCTTGACAGGGTAAATTATTTTCAGAATTCATTTACCAAAAGTGGTTCCGGTTATTTAAGCAGCAGGGTTGATGAAAGTTATGTGAAAAAACTATTAGGATATTTTAAAAGAAGAGCATAAATGAAACGCCAAATATTTAAAAAGATAAAATATAATAACACACCTTTTTATAAAGAAGTGTTTTTTGTGTTTATGTTTTTCTTATTTAATAATTTTCTTTTCTCACAAAAATCACCCACCATAATCACAGCGGTTGATTCAACCAAAATTAAAATAGGCGAACAAATTAATTATAAAATTCTTGTTGAAGCCGATTCCACCGCACAGATTGTTTTCCCGGAAGGACAAACATTTTCCCCTCTCGAAATGGTTGAAGAGTATCCGGTTGATACATTAAAAAACCAGGATAAATTCAATCTTATTAAAAAATATGCCTTAACTCAATTCGATTCCGGACATTACACCATTCCAAAACAACGGGTTTTAGTAAACAACATACCACATTTTACCGATTCTTTATTAGTAGAAGTTGCATCTGTTCAGGTGGATACAACAAAACAAAAAATGTATGATATTAAGCCTCTGGTAGAGGTAGAAAAGCAAAGTACAGGTAAATGGGTTAAGTATGCACTATGGTCACTTTTGGCATTATTGCTTATCGGATTTATTCTTTACTGGTTTGTTTTCAGAAAAAAACCTTTAACAGAAGAAGAAAAAATAGCATTGCTGCCTCCATATGACAGGGCTTTGCTTGAGCTTAAAAATTTGGATGAATCAAAATATCTTATTCAATCGGAATATAAAGAATATTACTCTGAACTTACCAATATTGTCCGCTCATATATAGAAGATGATGTTCATATCTCGGCCCTCGAAAGTACTACCGATGAGCTTATCAACAAGTTGGAAATGCTTAAAGATGCCGGCAGTTTAAAGATTGACAATGAAACCATTAAACAATTTCAAAGAGTACTGAAAACAGCCGATTTGGTGAAGTTTGCTAAATCCAAACCAGATTCTACCATAATTGAAAGTGACCGAAAAGCAGTAGAGCAAATTGTAGTAAAAACCAAAGAGGCTATTCCGGAGCCCACCGAAGAAGAATTGTTAGCCAATGAACAATATCTCGCAGAACTGGAGCAAAAAAAACAAAGAAAAAAAATAATAATTGCCGCAATTGCAGGTGTTTTTCTTTTGCTTGCCACTACCGCCGGTTTTATAGGATATTATGGTTTTAAGCATGTTAAAGATACCGTAATCGGGCATCCTACCAAAGAATTACTGGAGGGGGAATGGATCTACAGCGAATATGGGTATCCCTCGATTTCAATAGAAACTCCTAAAGTCCTTAAGCGCATCCAAATACCTTATCCTGAAGAAGCAAAGCAAATGATACAAAGTAATCAGGCTTTTGCATATGGCAGTATGGTAGACAATTTTTACATTTTGGTTAGCTCCCTTACATTTAATAAAGGAGTAGAAAACCCCGATTTGAAAAGCATTATAGAAAACACCATAGCCTCAATGGAAAAGGGAGGTGCAAAAAATGTTGTAGTTAAAGAAGAAAAGTTTACTACCTCTTCAGAAAAAGAAGGCTTAAAAGCCTATGGTTCGATGGATGTTGAAAACAAATTATTGAATAAAACCGTAAAAAGCGAATATGTTATTTTAAATTTTGCACAAAATGGGGGGTTTGAACAAGTAATTATTACCTATAAACAAGGTGACAGATATGCGGAAGATATAGTAAACAGAATTATAAACTCAATTGATTTTAAAACTCAAAGTTAAATGTTGGAGAACATAGAATTTGCAAACCCACAGTTTTTTTGGTTGCTTTTATTGCTTCCTCTGGCATTGGTATGGTATGTAATAAAGTACCATAAAGATACCCCATCAGTAAAAATGTCCAGCCTGAAAGGCTTCAAAATAACTGCTTCTTTCCTAACAAAATTAAAACCCTTACTATATATTTTAAGATTATTGGCTTTAGCAGCATTAATTACTGCTTTGGCCAGGCCTCAAACCAAAGACGTTTCTACAAAAACCAAAACTACTAAGGGTATTGATATTGTGATGGCCATTGACGTATCCTCAAGTATGCTGGCCAAAGATCTCCAACCCAGCAGGCTGTCAGCTTTAAAAAAAGTAGCAGCAGAGTTTATAGCCGACAGGCCCAATGACAGAATAGGACTCGTGGTATATGCAGGTGAAAGTTTTACCAAGACACCTATTACCAGCGATAAATCTATTGTTTTAAACGCCCTTTCCGAAATAAAAAACGGTATAATTGAAGATGGAACTGCTATTGGAATGGGCCTGGCTACTGCCGTAAACAGGTTAAAAGACAGCAAGGCAAAAAGCAAGGTAATAATTTTATTAACAGACGGGGTAAATACAGCAGGTGCCATAGAACCTCAAACAGCTGCCGGCTTAGCAGTAGAGTTTGGCATTAAAACCTACACTATAGGAATAGGAACCAATGGCAATGCCCTTACTCCTATTGCCTATAATTTTGACGGGAGTTTCAGGTATGGTTACAGAAAGGTAGAAATAGATGAAAACTTGCTAAAAAGCATTGCCAAAGAAACAGGAGGAAAATATTTCAGGGCTACCAACAATAAAAAATTAGAACAGATTTATGATGAAATAAACAAACTTGAAAAAACTGAAATAGAAGAGTTCAAATATACAAGGTACGAGGAAAAATTCAGACCCGTTGCCTTATTGGCTTTCGGATTAATTTTACTTGAATTATTATTAAAATACACGGTTTTCAGAAGTTTTATATAGAATGTATCAACTAGAAGAAAAAATATATTTCTATTTATTGTTTAGTATACCAATAATCGTGGTACTATACCTGCTATTACAATTTTGGAAAAAAAGAACACAGAAAAATTTTGCCAGTCCACGTTTGCTAATGCGCTTAAGTCCGGACAGGTCCGTGCTTAAAAGTATACTAAAATTAATAACTGTATTAATAGCCACATCCAGTTTAATAGTTGCTTTGGTCAATCCTAAAATTGGCACAAAACTGGAAACGGTAAAACGGGAAGGAGTCGATATAGTTTTTGCAATAGATGTTTCCAAAAGTATGCTGGCCGAAGATATTGCCCCAAACCGTTTGGAAAAAGCAAAAAGACTGGTTTCTGAAATTATTAATAATTTAGCCAGTGACCGGATTGGAATTATAGCTTATGCGGGACAGGCGTATCCGCAATTGCCAATTACAACCGATTATGGTTCTGCCAAAATGTTCTTACAAAGCATGAACACCGATATGCTTTCCTCTCAGGGAACGGCAATCGATCAGGCTATTCATCTCGCCACCACCTATTACAATGATGAAGAACAAACTAACAGGGTGCTGTTTGTAATATCCGATGGTGAAGACCATTCCGAAGGGGCCGTAAAAGCGGTAGAACAAGCCGCACAAGAAGGAATAAAAGTATTTACTGTAGGTGTAGGAACTCCCAAAGGAGGCCCCATACCCCTTAAAATAAGAGGGGTTGTTGAAGCTTATAAAAAAGACAAAAACGGGGATGTGGTAATTACCAAACTCAATGACGCTATATTAAATACCATAGCTGAAAAAGGGAATGGGTCCTATATTAATGGCAGTAATACAGAAGATGTTGTAGAGTTTATAAAAGAAACCTTAGCTCAAATGGATAAAAAAGAATTTGAAGCAAAACAATTTGCCGATTTTAAAGATCAGTTTCAATGGTTTATAGGTGGTGCCATTTTATTCTTATTTTTAGACATCTTTTTGTTAGAAAGAAAAACAGCCTGGTTAAAAAGGTTGAATTTATTTAATGAAAAAGAAAATGAATAAAGTAACTTACATATTATTTTTATTTGGCTTTCTGTCACTTTCTGCTCAGGATAAACAGCAGGAAAAGGCTTTAATAGAATCAAATAATTTTACGTTTGAGGGTAATGAAGAAGTTACAGAAGATAACTTTACCGAAGCAGAAGCCAATTATAGAAAAGCCATATCAAAAAATAGTGAAAATACTATTGCCAAATATAATTTAGGAAATGTTTATTACCAAAAAAACAGTTTAGGAGAAGCCTTTTTACGTTATAAACAAGCAGGCGATGTAGCCTTAAATAAAAATGAAAAACATAAAGCTTACCACAATATGGGTAATGTTTTTATGAAAAATAAAGAATATGATAAAGCTATCGAAGCCTATAAAGAAGCTCTAAGAAATAATCCTTCTGATGACGAAACACGATACAATTTGGCTTTAGCCAAAGGTTTGAAAGAAAAGCAACAGCAGGAACAACAAAATGATCAGAATCAGGATCAGGATCAGAACAAAGACCAGGAAAATAAAGATCAGAAGGATCAGGATAAAAACCAGGATCAGGACAAAAAAGATGAGGGAGAAGATAAAAAGGATGACAAGGGTGAACAGAAAGACGAGAATAAAGAGGAAGGGGATAAAGACAACCAGGGAGAGCAGCCTCAGGATGAAAATAACGAAGACAAAAGCAAACAGCCCCAGGACCAGCAATCCCAAAATAATCAGGGAGATAAAAAAGAAGAACAAAATTCCCAACAGCAACCCCAACCTAATCAAATGTCACCTCAACAGGTTAAAAATATGCTAAAAGCAATTGAAGACCAGGAAAAGAAAGTTCAGGAAAAAGTAAATGCCCAAAAAATTAAAGGGGTTCCGGTTTCAACCGATAAAGATTGGTAATGAAAATGAATATGGTTAAAAACTACATAATCGTAATACTTGTTTTAGTTGCAAACTTTTCTTTCGCACAAGACGATAATGCCGTTAATTTTGAAGCAAAAGTGAGCAAAGAAACACTAGGTTTAAACGAGCGGTTAAGAATTGATTTTTCCATGAATAAGGATGGGGATAATTTTACCCCGCCCGGTTTTGAAGGTTTCAGGGTATTAATGGGGCCTAATCAGTCTATAAGCAATTCATGGATTAACGGCAAGCGAACCTTTTCAAAAACTTATTCATACATACTTTCCCCTACAGCCAGGGGAAAATTTACCATTAAACAGGCAACAGTTGAAATTGACGGCGATATCTATAAAACCCTCCCCATAAATATAGAAGTAACCGCAGCCGTCGATAAGCCTAACGAAGAAAAAACCGCTGACGACATTGCAGATGACAATTTGCATTTAGTGGCTGAGGTTTCTAACCAAAATCCCTATCTTAATCAGGCAGTAAGTATTATTTACAAACTCTATGTAAGTCCGAACATTAGTGTTTCCGATTTTAAACCTCTTGATAATCCAAAGTACAACGATTTCTGGTCCCAGGATATTGAAGTAAAAAGATGGAAAGTAGAAAACGGCACTTATAATGGTAAACCATACAGGTATGTAATTTTAAAAAAGGTGGTGGTATACCCTCAAAAAACCGGGAAACTCAGTATAGAACCCCTTTCACTGGATGTAACGGTTGATGTACCCACCAACCGGCGTGATATTTTTGGTGGCAGGTTGTACACCCAAACCCATAAAACAGTATCAGCCGGGTCCAGGGCAATAAATGTAAAAGCCCTTCCTGAAAAAGGTAAACCGGCAGACTTTACCGGAGCTGTAGGGCAATTTGATTTTAATGTTATAACCTCTAAAACAGATTTGAAAGCATCGGAGTCATTAACAGTAAAAGTAAATGTTGACGGAAAAGGAAACCTTAATCTCTTTGAACTTCCATCATTAAGCCTTCCCAGTTCACTGGAAGTTTACGAACCCGAATTTGATAAAAAAGTATCTACTTCCATATCGGGTATGCAAGGCACGGTTTCTAACAGCTATACCGTAGTACCTCAATACAAAGGCAAATATCCTATTCCCAGTGTTTCTTTCTCATATTTTGATCCTGTACAGAGGAAATATAAAACCATTTCTTCCCAGGAAATACTTATCAACGTATTTGA includes:
- a CDS encoding SDR family NAD(P)-dependent oxidoreductase, whose protein sequence is MENKTALITGASSGIGMATAREFAEKGINLILCGRRQERLDALMVELNDFVLVHTLNFDVRNKEEVFAAIQSLPPEFSKIDILINNAGNAHGLDPVDEGNTDDWDAMLDINVKGLLYVSKAIIPQMVERKNGHIINIGSTAGKEVYPKGNVYCASKHAVDAINQGMRIDLNQYGIRVGAVNPGMVETEFSEVRFKGDTEKAENVYKGFEPLKPKDVAEIIYFVVSRPPHVNIADLVVMSTAQATSTIVKKEF
- a CDS encoding AAA family ATPase, producing the protein MEENNTIDISVINEKIEKESAFIDLLTGEINKVIVGQKHMVERLLIGLLGQGHILLEGVPGLAKTLAINTLSKAVKGSFSRIQFTPDLLPADVIGTLIYNIKENDFSIKKGPIFANFVLADEINRAPAKVQSALLEAMQEKQVTIGDETFILDKPFLVMATQNPVEQEGTYPLPEAQVDRFMLKVVIDYPKLNEEQLIIRANLKGSFEEVKPVVSLEQILKAQQAVREVYMDEKIEKYILDIIFATRYPEKYKLADLKPLISFGASPRGSINLANAAKCYAFIKRRGYVIPEDVRAIVHDVLRHRIGITYEAEAENITTEDIINKIINEVEVP
- a CDS encoding DUF58 domain-containing protein produces the protein MDTKELLKKVRKIEIKTRRLSDHIFGGEYHSTFKGRGMTFSEVRQYQFGDDVRSIDWNVTARYNEPFVKVFEEERELTMMLLVDVSGSEMFGTANQFKKEIITEISATLAFSAMQNNDKIGLILFTDEIELFIPPKKGKSHVLRIIRELIEFHPKSKKTNISQALRFLSGVMKKKAITFVLSDFIADDYDHTLKIVGKKHDVTGIRVYDKREEKIPNLGMVQMEDAETSELMLVNTQSRSVRTNYAKYYLDRVNYFQNSFTKSGSGYLSSRVDESYVKKLLGYFKRRA
- a CDS encoding vWA domain-containing protein; protein product: MLENIEFANPQFFWLLLLLPLALVWYVIKYHKDTPSVKMSSLKGFKITASFLTKLKPLLYILRLLALAALITALARPQTKDVSTKTKTTKGIDIVMAIDVSSSMLAKDLQPSRLSALKKVAAEFIADRPNDRIGLVVYAGESFTKTPITSDKSIVLNALSEIKNGIIEDGTAIGMGLATAVNRLKDSKAKSKVIILLTDGVNTAGAIEPQTAAGLAVEFGIKTYTIGIGTNGNALTPIAYNFDGSFRYGYRKVEIDENLLKSIAKETGGKYFRATNNKKLEQIYDEINKLEKTEIEEFKYTRYEEKFRPVALLAFGLILLELLLKYTVFRSFI
- a CDS encoding vWA domain-containing protein, with amino-acid sequence MYQLEEKIYFYLLFSIPIIVVLYLLLQFWKKRTQKNFASPRLLMRLSPDRSVLKSILKLITVLIATSSLIVALVNPKIGTKLETVKREGVDIVFAIDVSKSMLAEDIAPNRLEKAKRLVSEIINNLASDRIGIIAYAGQAYPQLPITTDYGSAKMFLQSMNTDMLSSQGTAIDQAIHLATTYYNDEEQTNRVLFVISDGEDHSEGAVKAVEQAAQEGIKVFTVGVGTPKGGPIPLKIRGVVEAYKKDKNGDVVITKLNDAILNTIAEKGNGSYINGSNTEDVVEFIKETLAQMDKKEFEAKQFADFKDQFQWFIGGAILFLFLDIFLLERKTAWLKRLNLFNEKENE
- a CDS encoding tetratricopeptide repeat protein, whose amino-acid sequence is MNKVTYILFLFGFLSLSAQDKQQEKALIESNNFTFEGNEEVTEDNFTEAEANYRKAISKNSENTIAKYNLGNVYYQKNSLGEAFLRYKQAGDVALNKNEKHKAYHNMGNVFMKNKEYDKAIEAYKEALRNNPSDDETRYNLALAKGLKEKQQQEQQNDQNQDQDQNKDQENKDQKDQDKNQDQDKKDEGEDKKDDKGEQKDENKEEGDKDNQGEQPQDENNEDKSKQPQDQQSQNNQGDKKEEQNSQQQPQPNQMSPQQVKNMLKAIEDQEKKVQEKVNAQKIKGVPVSTDKDW
- a CDS encoding BatD family protein; the encoded protein is MNMVKNYIIVILVLVANFSFAQDDNAVNFEAKVSKETLGLNERLRIDFSMNKDGDNFTPPGFEGFRVLMGPNQSISNSWINGKRTFSKTYSYILSPTARGKFTIKQATVEIDGDIYKTLPINIEVTAAVDKPNEEKTADDIADDNLHLVAEVSNQNPYLNQAVSIIYKLYVSPNISVSDFKPLDNPKYNDFWSQDIEVKRWKVENGTYNGKPYRYVILKKVVVYPQKTGKLSIEPLSLDVTVDVPTNRRDIFGGRLYTQTHKTVSAGSRAINVKALPEKGKPADFTGAVGQFDFNVITSKTDLKASESLTVKVNVDGKGNLNLFELPSLSLPSSLEVYEPEFDKKVSTSISGMQGTVSNSYTVVPQYKGKYPIPSVSFSYFDPVQRKYKTISSQEILINVFEGPVNSGESTSSSPVATNYKQPVMATGNQFQFIKLNANLKPVKEKIFFKSTLFYSLLFGPLLLIPLFIIVGKKKKAIQSDVEGNRIRKANKLAKKYLSEAKRAIGKKEAFYEAMERALHNYLKAKLKIETSDLSKDKISELLTSRNVNDETVNNFISLLNSCELARYTPTTEVTIQQDYEKAANVISQIDKQIKI